The Ostrea edulis chromosome 1, xbOstEdul1.1, whole genome shotgun sequence genomic sequence CAAGGGATGTggatgtgtattgtttaactcgagaatttttcacacattaAAAAAGTGcaaaattttaggcctatgatcggcgcttacggcagggggggatctttattgtgccatacATGCTGACAAGGGACTTCGGCATTTACGGTCTTAttcgaaagaccgccccatttagtcgtctcttaacAGGCATGGGgaactgaggacttattctagtCTGGATCCCCACGGTACAGGGTATGGATAATATACTAGTATAAATGTTAAAATCAGAGGGAGGGGGTGACCGAGTTACATGGATTTCTTTATGCTGAACCGTATAATAACAGACTCCAGATTGAGTACGCGTTTAGAAGTAACCATAGAAATTAAATAAGTTTAATGACACGCACTGGGATAggtttcaaatgaattaaaacagTTTCGACATTTCAGGTCTGTGTTCAGAGTGGGCGTCAGTTTCATTGTATTGTGTACGTTTGTCGAGTCTTATAAAGAACTTTGTGATGCAAGAAACTTGAATTGTGAGAAGTGGAAAGACTACATGCTGGAGGAGCACAACAGGGTTAGGAAAGCAGCCTCAGCAATACTTGGACTTCTCGTAAGAATTTTCTTAACTATATCACCACATCACGGGACTGAAGGTTGAATTGATGCCTGATCTTTATAATTGTGTACAATTCAAGGTGATGTTGATTGGATAATTCAATGTAATGTTGATTGGATAGGGAGTCTTGGCATTAATTCTGTTTGTCGGAACATTTTGTAGATTCATAGCTTTTGGTGTCAAGGTTCCTAAACCAACACATGGGACTAATTTGTGACCgtgatatatatatgaaatttacatattatatatagtcACCCTTTCAAGTCACTTTGTTAAAACGAAATTTCTTTGagacttaaggaggtatgctacaccagagaaatttaatatgGATGAAACGTGggggatatgtacaacaatattttgaaagtgaaaacttctaaatttactttatttagtctaaaaatgcagttttagtaaaaacCAATCtgaaaaaacatttaaaacccttttggattcaaacccgcgatctacagttcagcagtcgacgtgctaacctacttaGCTACTCGATCGGCTAGGCGATAATTTTTTAAACGTATatgcaaatattgctgatatctatttTTGCATCCATATtttgaaaggaagtcagccattatgacgatgtagagtacctccttaaaccAAAAGTACAGTTATTCTTTATACGAAGATTtcggggtgggttttttttgtgttttttttttttacagacatgGAGTAAAAGTTTGGAAAAACATGCTTTGGAGTATGCACAAACATGTAAGGGTGCTCACTCTGATTACGTAATGAGGAAGGATGAGTCCGGTCTGGCGTGCACCTGGATCGGTGAAAACGGATGGTCTGGTTACCGCTGTGTGTAGAGAAGAAATTAAAACTATCAGATGTTAAATTACTTAATATATTAATTACTTCATAAGATTCATTCAATATCAAACAGTTACACACTTACATTGTACGATGTAAGGCATGCTATTCAGGGCAGATGTGGGGAATTATACTTGCATTTGTTTTTTGCACAGTCGTATATAGCAAAGAGATCAAACAGTTGAAATAGTTGCGGATAAATAAATAACGGACAATCTGAGACATTGACTGCACTAGTATAAAAACAACTCGACCATAAAACTGgcatttctttcattttccaCAGAAGCCAACGaatgttttaaattcaatatatttattgtaaatatgaaattggtACATATTAAGTCTTCTACTCTCATATTTTAGCGCCGGGAGATGATGCAACAAAAGCttttgaaaatgaagaaaagTACTGGAATCATGCAACCCAAAAATGTAACCTCCACTGGACAAAATGCGGTCACTATAAACAGGTTTTGTTTGAAGTTCTTTATAATTTATTCACAAggaataaaacttttaaattgaaatgtcaAGCAATACTAATAAACACTGCTGACATTCACGCCTtaaatttcaaagcaaatactatagaaatgtacaaaaattagAATACCCGAGACATGCATCTCTAAAATTTTATTGCAAGTATTAAGTACGTGTAAAAATATCATAAGAAACATATAATTCTTAAGTTTCGAAATAATGACATgtagaaaatataataaaaatagacataaatTATGTAAAGTTACATGGAcattatgaataaatatatcaGCTTTACAGTGTCACTACACGTAATTCACAAGATAATGATCCGCCGCAGTACAAGTGTGATCTTCTCTTTTGATCCGCCGCAGTACAAGTGATCTTCTCTTTTGATCCGCCACAGTACAAGTGTGATCTTCTCTTTTGATCCGTCACAGTTCAAGCGATCTTCTCTTTTGATCCGTCGCAGTACAAGTGATCTTCTCTTTTGATCCGTCGCAGTACAAGCGATCTTCTCTTTTGATCCGTCGCAGTACAAGTGATCTTCTCTTTTGATCCGTCGCAGTACAAGTGATCTTCTCTTTTGATCCGTCGCATTACAAGCGATCTTCTCTTTTGATCCGTCACAGTACAAGTGATCTTCTCTTTTGACAGGTGATTAGTCCCAAAACATGCATGTTGGGATGTGGACGAGCTAAATGTGGTGATCACAAAAGAAAAATTTGGTGCTGGTACGCCACCAACTGCCGTTCATGCCGTAAGTCCAATTTGTCAGCATACATGCAATAATGTTGCGGTCGCATTCAGTTTATGGACAGTATACCGGGAGAGATACGACAGCGCATGGGATGGTACACAGGCTTGCACAATCTCATAAAACTTTCTCAACCCGTACAGGCACTCTGAGTCCCATGAGTACAAAACTTTGAAATAACCGCTCTTTACAGAAAAGCACAACAAAAAGTATTCGATAAAAGGGCAGATCACATGAGcggtaaggtatatatgcaaaTGCCTGCCCGGGTTCCGTATGTGCCTGTAGCTGGGATTGCAGACATGGATCCCACGGAATGGAATAATCAACACCGTTGCCAAACAAATTAATGTAGCTTTCTTAATTGTGCATGCCCATAGCCAATTGTAAATCTAACGTGACCAAACAGTGGCTAGTGCAGTGTATATacacaaaaatgaatttcattagtAGTTTCTATTAAGTTTAGAATCTTTGAGATTTTCGAAACATcgaaacaggggatgcttacccctcctaggcacctgatcccacctctggtttgtccaggggtccgtgtttgcctagctatctattttgtattgcttatgggagttatgagatagatcgctttgcgttatcttcgcctttcatgtacataaatgtacttACAACATTTATTTATACTATTTCAGAACCCGATAAAAAGAGAGAGCTTTTACAACTGATTGGACTGCGATCAGAAAACGAGCTTGAGGATTTTATGAGAAGTCTCAACAACCAAACCATGCCATCCCCTGTCTCTCCACCTCCTAGTATATCTTCCTCTGGCCAAGCTGTCACAGGGGTGGACACAAGTGAGAGCGGTGAGGAATCTGATGACGTCAACGATTCCGTCGAAACTACCTGAACTCTTAGAAGAAGCCGTCCATATTCATATACTCATGTTAGCTTTTCCAAATGTGTTAATCAATGAAAGTATttattatgatattttgaatCACTGTTTTATATTGTTAATTTTTCGAACTTTTGCTGTAAACATATGTAGAGGTATTAAATTATTAATCATTAAAACATCAGTAATGTCATACCTTGTTTAGTACTatgtcaaatacatgtaaatctacaCGTCCACAACTTCGTGACCAGTACCTTGTCTGTAACTGTGCAATAATTCACTGGTTAGAAAGGCATCAAAAATCGAATTTAGAAAATTCCAAAAAAgataacattaaaacatttaaaaatcgtACGTCGTCCTCAACAACAGATAAATCTAAATCAAATTCCAGATCACTTCCCACATctgatttaaaacatttaagaaaatgcgggatacatatttcaaaaatatgtcATTGTGAATGTACGGACTGCCAAGACAATGTCATTCTGTATGTACGGACTGCCAAGACGCACCTTCTGAAAAATAGGGCTACTGATGAATTCATGAACGTTTGGTATAGCAATTCATTATGATCTTTTAGTGTGTTCTTGTACACTATACTATGGGGGCGCCTTAAATACGCAAAGTTGTCGGATCTATGCAAGTGAATGATTGTTTCTTTACTTTATTCGTCCAGAATTTTTCCctcattgagacgtcaccagctgtaggtgaagtaccacaaatttagacctatgcttagtggtcagggccgtagcagtaaTGGTTCTtaatcgtgccaacgcctgtagcgacacgggacctccatttttaaggtcatatccgaaagacccgtgattctcacttctcaATACCGGGCGTTTGGCgaaagagcaatcactacctattttaatgtcttaggtttgaggCGACCATAGCTCTATGAACATTTCGTAAACATCATGAGTGTATAGGTGTTAATTATCGACAAATTGCTACAATATTGCCGAATCGGTGCACTACCCTAAATAACAAATCGGtaataataaaacaaagttAGAAATATTGCCTACGAGACA encodes the following:
- the LOC125646255 gene encoding uncharacterized protein LOC125646255, whose amino-acid sequence is MVHGVIGYWSVFRVGVSFIVLCTFVESYKELCDARNLNCEKWKDYMLEEHNRVRKAASAILGLLTWSKSLEKHALEYAQTCKGAHSDYVMRKDESGLACTWIGENGWSGYRSPGDDATKAFENEEKYWNHATQKCNLHWTKCGHYKQVISPKTCMLGCGRAKCGDHKRKIWCWYATNCRSCQPDKKRELLQLIGLRSENELEDFMRSLNNQTMPSPVSPPPSISSSGQAVTGVDTSESGEESDDVNDSVETT